From a single Candidatus Neptunochlamydia vexilliferae genomic region:
- the recJ gene encoding single-stranded-DNA-specific exonuclease RecJ, with the protein MKADEEDPKHLLWVYPNYKPDWCESIIGEFNIHPVTAQILVSRGFSTFEEIHSFLYAKLPNLLSPSLFMDMNKAVERVIYALQKNEPILIYGDNDVDGITGTTLLVEFIRLLGGTAYYYIPHRTSANSSTITDAITFALEKKCTLLITVDCGITASKEIEEVVKNNIDVIVSDHHEPTDKIPHCVATLNPKLINSTYPNRDLTGVGVAFKLAHALTNELVSSGKISSSTIDLKRFLDLVALGTVADMGALKGENRVLVRYGLRQFAQTKRIGLLQLMEICEVKPNTISTTDIASKIAPRLNSLGRIADPEKGVELMLIHDSTAATHLAKELDANNTKRQQIERHDSDDVKAFIHAHPSLLDQKALVLHSDKWHPGIIPIISARIAKQYNRPTVIIAVEGGIGKGSIRTIPEFPLLPALRKNTDLLLNFGGHDYAAGLMIEEGNILKFKKSFIECANQVLNNDDIVPKLHLDARVLFEDLTFEFLDSMQLLEPYGMGNPPPILYTDVTQTWPPKVIGKMHLKIYLEQNERMLEGIGFGLSGYRSQLTKKNLNLQIAFTPHVNVFLSKSSIQLLVKDFKIK; encoded by the coding sequence TTGAAAGCGGACGAAGAAGATCCAAAACACCTACTATGGGTTTATCCAAACTATAAGCCCGATTGGTGTGAGTCTATTATTGGGGAGTTTAACATCCACCCGGTAACAGCGCAGATCCTTGTCTCTAGAGGGTTTTCTACTTTCGAGGAGATTCACAGCTTTCTTTATGCGAAGCTTCCCAACCTCCTCTCCCCTTCCCTTTTCATGGACATGAATAAAGCTGTCGAGCGGGTGATCTACGCTCTCCAAAAAAACGAACCGATCCTCATCTATGGCGATAATGATGTCGATGGAATCACAGGAACAACCCTCCTTGTTGAATTCATTCGCCTCCTTGGGGGAACCGCCTACTACTATATCCCCCACCGCACCTCTGCTAACTCTTCGACGATAACCGATGCGATCACATTTGCCCTCGAAAAAAAATGCACACTTCTCATCACTGTTGACTGTGGAATCACTGCTTCTAAAGAGATCGAGGAGGTGGTTAAGAATAATATCGATGTGATCGTTTCCGATCACCATGAGCCGACCGATAAGATTCCCCACTGCGTTGCAACTCTCAACCCCAAGCTGATCAATAGCACCTATCCCAACCGCGATCTTACAGGGGTGGGCGTTGCCTTTAAGCTGGCCCATGCTTTAACCAATGAACTTGTCTCCTCTGGAAAAATCAGCTCTTCGACAATTGACCTCAAGCGATTTCTCGATCTCGTTGCCTTAGGAACAGTTGCTGATATGGGAGCATTAAAAGGGGAAAACCGGGTCCTTGTCCGGTATGGCCTCCGCCAATTTGCTCAAACCAAACGGATTGGACTCCTCCAGCTGATGGAAATTTGTGAGGTCAAGCCCAATACGATCAGTACAACCGACATCGCTTCTAAGATCGCCCCTCGCCTCAACAGCTTAGGGAGAATTGCCGATCCTGAAAAAGGGGTGGAGCTCATGCTTATCCATGATTCGACAGCTGCCACCCACTTAGCGAAAGAGCTCGATGCTAATAATACCAAAAGGCAACAGATCGAAAGACATGACTCCGATGATGTCAAGGCCTTTATCCATGCCCACCCAAGTCTGCTCGATCAAAAAGCTCTTGTCCTCCACTCAGACAAGTGGCACCCCGGAATTATCCCCATCATTTCTGCTCGCATTGCCAAGCAATATAACCGCCCCACGGTGATCATCGCTGTTGAAGGGGGTATTGGAAAAGGGTCGATCCGAACGATCCCTGAATTTCCTCTCCTCCCAGCATTGCGCAAAAATACCGATCTTCTCCTCAACTTTGGGGGACATGACTATGCAGCAGGGCTGATGATTGAAGAGGGAAATATCTTAAAGTTTAAGAAGAGCTTCATCGAGTGTGCCAACCAAGTGCTCAATAATGATGATATCGTTCCGAAGCTTCATCTCGATGCGCGGGTGCTTTTTGAAGACCTGACTTTTGAGTTTCTTGACTCGATGCAACTTCTTGAGCCCTACGGAATGGGGAATCCCCCGCCAATCCTCTATACCGACGTGACCCAAACCTGGCCACCCAAAGTGATAGGAAAAATGCACCTTAAGATTTACCTCGAGCAAAATGAACGGATGCTTGAGGGGATCGGGTTTGGTCTGAGTGGTTATCGTTCTCAGCTCACCAAGAAGAATCTCAATCTCCAAATCGCCTTTACCCCCCACGTTAATGTTTTCTTAAGCAAATCAAGCATTCAGCTCCTCGTCAAAGACTTCAAAATTAAATAG
- the uppS gene encoding polyprenyl diphosphate synthase, producing MGNNVNVTEAIEEPIYTEEEFAAVDPQLVPHHVAIVMDGNRRWAKKQGKPGEMGHWYGAENLDLIVRAASELGIKTLTAYSFSTENWNRSPHEVEVLMQLLEAYLINKREELVKEGVKLHTIGDIERFPSPVKKALEDTIQATKNCDRIDLVLALNYGGRDEIRRAMLKMEKAAARGEFEWENITEETISSYLDTAPWPDPELLIRPSGEQRVSNFLIWQISYSEIYVTDVLWPDFSKKNLLEAIIEYQNRSRRFGT from the coding sequence ATGGGTAATAACGTAAATGTAACAGAGGCGATAGAAGAGCCGATCTATACCGAAGAAGAGTTTGCTGCGGTTGATCCGCAACTCGTTCCCCACCATGTTGCGATTGTCATGGATGGGAACCGGCGGTGGGCAAAAAAGCAGGGGAAACCAGGCGAGATGGGGCACTGGTATGGGGCTGAAAACCTTGATCTCATTGTCCGCGCCGCTTCAGAACTTGGGATCAAAACGTTAACAGCCTACTCCTTTTCAACAGAAAATTGGAATCGCTCTCCCCATGAGGTAGAGGTGCTTATGCAACTCCTAGAGGCTTACCTTATTAACAAAAGGGAAGAACTTGTAAAAGAGGGAGTGAAGCTCCATACAATTGGAGATATTGAGCGCTTTCCATCCCCTGTCAAAAAAGCTTTAGAGGATACGATTCAAGCGACAAAAAATTGTGATCGGATCGACCTGGTCCTTGCCCTAAACTATGGGGGAAGAGATGAGATCCGGCGGGCGATGCTCAAAATGGAAAAGGCAGCTGCCCGTGGTGAGTTTGAATGGGAAAACATTACTGAAGAGACGATCTCTTCTTACTTAGACACGGCTCCTTGGCCCGATCCCGAACTTCTTATTCGACCAAGTGGGGAGCAAAGGGTGAGTAATTTCTTAATTTGGCAAATTTCCTATAGTGAGATTTATGTAACCGATGTGCTTTGGCCCGATTTTTCGAAAAAAAATCTCCTTGAAGCAATCATAGAATATCAAAACCGGAGCAGGAGGTTTGGCACCTAA
- the cmk gene encoding (d)CMP kinase — translation MTTITIDGPAGTGKSTVAKRLADALGFTYFDTGALYRAISWQVLTTGISHQDKEALAALLKDFTFEIRMADGSKHYFVGATDVTKAIRTKEVTAIVSEVSALEEVREALKPMQVNFSKETDVVFEGRDLGTIVFPNAHLKFFLTARAEVRAERRFKELQEKFPDQSFSYETILSEIKNRDAFDSSRELAPLKQAEDAILVDTSDITIEEVVEQMETEFHKRAKK, via the coding sequence ATGACAACTATTACAATTGATGGCCCGGCGGGGACAGGGAAATCAACCGTTGCAAAAAGACTTGCAGATGCCTTGGGCTTTACCTATTTTGATACAGGAGCTCTTTATCGAGCGATTAGCTGGCAAGTCCTCACCACCGGCATCTCTCACCAAGATAAGGAGGCTTTAGCGGCTCTTTTAAAGGATTTTACCTTTGAAATCCGGATGGCTGATGGGAGTAAACACTACTTTGTAGGCGCTACCGATGTGACAAAGGCGATTCGAACAAAAGAGGTGACAGCAATTGTTTCTGAAGTCTCTGCTTTGGAAGAGGTCCGTGAAGCCTTAAAGCCGATGCAGGTAAACTTTTCGAAAGAGACCGATGTTGTCTTTGAAGGAAGAGATTTGGGAACGATCGTTTTTCCCAATGCTCACCTGAAGTTTTTCCTCACAGCGCGCGCTGAAGTGCGAGCAGAAAGGCGTTTTAAAGAGCTCCAAGAAAAATTTCCCGATCAATCCTTTTCCTATGAAACAATTTTAAGTGAAATTAAAAACCGCGATGCCTTTGACTCTTCACGAGAGCTTGCCCCACTTAAACAGGCAGAAGATGCTATTTTAGTCGACACTTCTGACATAACCATTGAAGAGGTGGTAGAGCAGATGGAAACAGAATTTCATAAAAGGGCTAAAAAATGA
- a CDS encoding 1-acyl-sn-glycerol-3-phosphate acyltransferase, which translates to MDHYPVGSALIAANHVSFLDPPAVAISCPGEVHFLARRSLFKSYFGKLIAALNTHPVQQEATNLRVMKDVCLMLKKGDKVLMFPEGTRSRDNILKEIKPGIGLLLSRSESVILPTYIHGTYEAWSRDQKLPKLWGKTAVIFGSPIDWKDYADMDRKEAQELIAQKLTETLNGLRKWYEEGAEGIPP; encoded by the coding sequence GTGGATCATTATCCTGTAGGGAGCGCACTCATTGCTGCAAATCACGTCTCTTTTTTAGATCCTCCTGCTGTTGCGATTTCATGTCCTGGAGAAGTTCATTTTCTTGCAAGACGCTCCCTTTTTAAATCCTATTTTGGGAAATTGATCGCCGCTTTAAATACTCATCCTGTTCAGCAAGAGGCGACCAACCTCCGAGTAATGAAAGATGTTTGTCTCATGCTCAAAAAAGGGGATAAAGTGTTGATGTTTCCTGAGGGAACCCGCTCAAGAGACAATATCCTGAAAGAAATTAAACCAGGTATTGGTCTTCTTTTATCTAGAAGTGAGTCGGTGATCCTTCCCACCTATATTCATGGAACCTATGAAGCGTGGAGTCGGGATCAAAAACTCCCCAAGCTATGGGGGAAAACAGCTGTTATCTTTGGGTCGCCCATCGACTGGAAAGATTACGCAGATATGGATCGGAAAGAGGCTCAAGAGCTCATTGCGCAGAAACTCACAGAAACGCTCAACGGACTGCGCAAGTGGTACGAAGAAGGGGCAGAAGGGATTCCCCCCTAA
- the secD gene encoding protein translocase subunit SecD: MKKQKRWQFALIAVVVILTIYNILPTISFYARPLKSPIGEKEATTVAKGAMERVNALEDEALSWIKSYNKLLKLNATSVTLDADNPQLIHVEYGTVEDANAMRNRLPRAGALIPFIPAQLALVPHEKETESSTVTIQRNIPIHFDKAQAEEYFKFTKKRDDTGAIAPLYHEIVDDRLMQLGLAVGGISENAQYMETALHHQGNPRIGEFFQVLTQNVLTYAKVFGESSPMAKRYYATLTQGEIDNRRATVAQFTASLENYRDRIKLDRITFENKEVKARETGGFLESQETQQLDYLRSREDHLTSAIGILKRQAAAFASGPAPWTYAQLKQDLAQSASIPKQVQELGISQSQRPRFSSLEAVPYLEDRGDAEGVKDGNAGAGKNQLLSLFGYENGIQTLDASRKSPLIKSIIIDWNNETINLELHQDVFSYKKELERSKSYLSDSLDQLIYNEIARISRETGEELKPNLHAFSIELSDLTNSSSLLVMNLGAIAKQQSQQLLHLLKTEWTPSHPDLKRSAFPIYDYETFKNLPPRAQKIGLVIYSPAQFEGEPPAGFRRNSVYVIAKGTQEILNKLSSHPDSKEAQAFMKDFGQLRTLLHNNGFGGYPGTTYPLSAAFAKDFIFEAEDFYHTVLNATRENFHVHGTRKFATLEFTNAEQRILSLNRIETEQHESLLKWRDEYQTAQVSTDLHAKHDVPAPTKNPLWSNLALSARKYFRGDERKILHWGLDLSGGKTVQIQLRDANNKVVTNDADIKQGIDELYQRVNKMGVSEVSIRQEGSNITLDFPSAQGLSAADLVKASSMYFHVVNEKFTGNNQDLAPAIHQFLQGVWNEAVVTNRKDVESLNQIAWKHLYGDTMDTEMAQPVSEAAKILYSQGLRLASSNNEGSTSQFNDGLSKIAVFRGDNYADWQGQPYPLLIVMKNYALEGSNLTNVHAGYDPSQGNFLAFNVKGSQTFSDGQKINPRNELYTWTSPFSKEKIQGTPLSKFSKGNGWRMATILNGSIVNTAAISSPLRDNVSISGKFTQREVNRLEADLKAGSLSFAPHILSEKNVSPELGLKDRTMGIIATILALVLVICVMVGYYRFAGVIASVAVLFNLLIIWGTLQNISATVTLAGIAGIILTVGMAVDANVLVFERIREEFSVSGRIASAVHAGYKKAFSAILDSNVTTIIAALILLQFDSGPIKGFAVTLIIGIASSMFTALFLTRYFFSRWVQNPKNKALKMANLIKKTHIDFLKRGKICLYSVIALALVGGYLLVSQRSSMFGMDFTGGYTVSLEVEAKKDPDYKDSVQKALIAAGISAQDFQVRSLSPSNNLKILLGRGLDQSGKPFYKMPLEVENRGAAYAYQNNPRLVWLVDALEKEGIAISSESLKKLDSSWTSISGQMSNAMRNNALLGLSIALLCILAYITFRFEFKYAISATLGLAIDVAVTIALMSILHALGVPIQIDLNTIAALMTIIGYSLNDTIIIFDRIREDLKQMRKHSFKDVVNHALNVTLSRTVMTSGTTLVVLLALLFLGGSAIFGLSLVMVIGVVFGTFSSLFVAAPLLLMFHKKEKAKNGKSAMYEN; this comes from the coding sequence ATGAAAAAGCAGAAAAGATGGCAGTTTGCCCTGATAGCCGTTGTTGTAATTCTTACAATCTACAACATCCTCCCCACAATTAGTTTTTATGCACGCCCTTTAAAAAGCCCGATCGGGGAAAAAGAGGCGACGACAGTTGCAAAAGGGGCGATGGAGCGGGTCAATGCCTTAGAAGATGAAGCCCTGAGCTGGATTAAATCCTACAATAAACTTTTGAAATTGAATGCCACTTCGGTCACTCTCGATGCCGATAATCCACAGCTCATTCATGTCGAATATGGAACGGTTGAAGATGCCAATGCGATGAGAAACCGCCTCCCTAGAGCAGGTGCTTTGATCCCTTTCATCCCTGCGCAACTTGCTCTTGTGCCCCACGAGAAGGAGACCGAATCCTCCACGGTTACAATCCAAAGAAATATTCCTATCCATTTCGACAAAGCGCAGGCCGAAGAATATTTTAAATTTACCAAAAAACGGGATGACACAGGGGCCATCGCTCCCCTTTACCACGAAATTGTCGATGATCGACTCATGCAACTCGGTCTTGCCGTTGGAGGAATCAGCGAAAATGCCCAATATATGGAAACCGCCCTGCACCATCAAGGCAACCCTCGTATTGGAGAATTTTTTCAAGTCCTCACCCAAAATGTCTTGACCTATGCCAAAGTCTTTGGGGAAAGCTCTCCAATGGCAAAGCGCTACTACGCTACCCTCACCCAGGGGGAAATCGACAATAGACGGGCAACAGTTGCCCAATTTACAGCTTCCCTCGAAAACTACCGCGATCGGATCAAGCTTGACCGGATTACCTTTGAAAATAAAGAGGTAAAAGCCCGGGAAACAGGGGGATTCTTAGAGTCTCAAGAAACGCAACAACTCGACTACTTACGGTCACGCGAAGACCACCTGACCTCTGCCATTGGGATCTTAAAGCGACAAGCAGCAGCTTTTGCAAGTGGCCCAGCCCCTTGGACCTATGCACAGCTTAAACAAGACCTTGCTCAGTCAGCCTCTATACCCAAACAAGTTCAAGAATTGGGAATTTCCCAAAGCCAGCGCCCCAGATTTAGCTCTCTCGAAGCAGTCCCCTATCTAGAAGATAGGGGCGATGCAGAGGGAGTTAAAGATGGGAATGCTGGCGCAGGCAAAAACCAATTATTGAGCTTGTTTGGGTATGAAAATGGGATTCAAACCCTGGATGCCAGTAGAAAAAGTCCCCTCATAAAATCGATCATCATCGATTGGAATAATGAAACGATCAACCTCGAGCTCCACCAAGATGTTTTTTCCTACAAAAAAGAACTAGAGCGGTCTAAGTCTTATTTAAGTGACTCTCTTGATCAACTCATTTATAACGAAATTGCGCGGATCTCTCGAGAAACGGGAGAAGAGCTTAAGCCAAACCTTCACGCTTTTTCTATTGAGTTAAGCGACCTCACAAATAGCAGCAGCCTCCTTGTGATGAACCTAGGAGCAATTGCCAAGCAGCAAAGTCAGCAACTCCTCCACCTCCTAAAAACAGAGTGGACCCCTTCCCACCCCGATTTGAAGCGAAGCGCCTTCCCCATTTATGACTACGAGACCTTTAAAAACCTCCCCCCTCGCGCTCAAAAAATTGGCCTTGTGATTTACTCCCCTGCCCAATTTGAAGGAGAGCCTCCTGCGGGCTTTAGACGGAACTCCGTTTACGTCATCGCAAAGGGAACTCAGGAAATTTTAAACAAATTGAGCAGCCACCCCGACTCCAAAGAGGCGCAAGCCTTCATGAAAGACTTTGGCCAGCTCCGTACTCTTTTACATAACAACGGCTTTGGAGGATACCCCGGAACCACCTATCCTTTAAGCGCTGCATTTGCAAAAGACTTTATCTTTGAAGCAGAAGATTTTTATCACACCGTTTTAAATGCAACACGGGAAAACTTTCATGTTCATGGAACACGAAAGTTTGCAACGCTTGAGTTCACCAATGCTGAACAACGGATTTTATCCCTTAACCGGATTGAAACAGAGCAGCATGAGAGTCTTCTCAAATGGCGCGATGAGTATCAAACCGCTCAAGTAAGCACCGATCTTCATGCAAAACATGATGTTCCCGCCCCTACAAAAAACCCGCTATGGAGCAACTTAGCTCTTAGCGCCCGGAAATACTTCCGAGGTGACGAAAGGAAAATCCTCCACTGGGGACTCGACCTTTCTGGAGGAAAAACGGTTCAAATTCAGCTCCGCGACGCCAATAATAAAGTGGTCACAAACGATGCCGACATCAAGCAAGGGATCGACGAGCTTTATCAGCGGGTGAATAAGATGGGTGTCTCAGAAGTGAGCATCCGCCAAGAGGGCTCCAATATCACCCTCGATTTCCCAAGCGCTCAAGGACTTTCAGCAGCAGACCTTGTTAAAGCCTCTTCGATGTACTTTCATGTCGTCAACGAAAAGTTCACGGGTAACAACCAAGATTTAGCTCCAGCTATTCACCAATTCCTCCAAGGGGTCTGGAATGAAGCTGTTGTCACCAACCGAAAAGATGTCGAAAGCCTCAACCAAATCGCTTGGAAACATCTCTATGGCGATACGATGGATACCGAAATGGCACAACCGGTCAGTGAAGCGGCTAAAATCCTTTATAGTCAAGGCTTACGCCTTGCCTCCTCTAATAATGAGGGATCGACAAGTCAGTTTAACGATGGACTCTCTAAGATTGCCGTTTTCCGAGGTGATAACTACGCTGATTGGCAAGGGCAACCTTACCCCCTTCTTATCGTGATGAAAAATTATGCCTTAGAAGGATCTAACCTCACCAATGTCCATGCTGGCTATGACCCCTCTCAAGGAAATTTCCTCGCGTTTAACGTCAAGGGATCGCAGACCTTTTCTGATGGGCAAAAAATCAATCCAAGAAATGAGCTCTATACTTGGACATCTCCTTTTTCAAAGGAAAAGATTCAAGGGACCCCCCTTAGCAAATTTTCCAAAGGGAATGGTTGGCGCATGGCTACGATCCTCAATGGCTCGATTGTCAATACCGCAGCTATCAGCTCTCCCCTTAGAGATAACGTTTCTATTTCAGGAAAGTTTACTCAAAGGGAAGTGAACCGACTAGAAGCTGACCTCAAGGCAGGCTCGCTTTCTTTTGCCCCCCATATTTTATCTGAAAAGAATGTGAGCCCTGAGCTCGGCCTTAAAGATCGAACAATGGGAATCATTGCGACGATCCTAGCCTTGGTTTTAGTGATTTGTGTCATGGTAGGTTACTACCGTTTTGCAGGGGTAATCGCTTCGGTTGCTGTCCTCTTTAACCTCCTCATCATTTGGGGCACCCTCCAGAATATCTCAGCAACAGTCACCCTTGCGGGAATCGCAGGGATTATTTTAACGGTCGGAATGGCGGTCGACGCAAACGTCCTCGTCTTTGAGCGGATTCGAGAAGAGTTTTCCGTTTCAGGAAGAATCGCTTCTGCCGTCCATGCCGGTTATAAAAAAGCCTTTTCAGCGATCTTAGATTCGAACGTCACCACGATCATTGCCGCTTTAATCCTCCTCCAATTTGACTCAGGACCGATCAAAGGATTTGCTGTGACCTTGATCATTGGTATCGCCTCTTCGATGTTTACCGCCCTCTTCTTAACCCGCTACTTCTTCTCAAGATGGGTCCAAAACCCGAAGAACAAAGCGCTCAAGATGGCAAACCTGATCAAGAAGACCCATATTGACTTCTTAAAGAGAGGCAAGATCTGCCTTTACAGCGTGATTGCCCTTGCCCTTGTGGGTGGTTACCTCCTCGTTTCTCAAAGAAGCTCGATGTTTGGAATGGACTTCACAGGAGGATACACCGTCTCTTTAGAGGTCGAAGCAAAGAAAGATCCCGACTATAAGGATAGCGTTCAAAAAGCGTTGATTGCTGCTGGCATCTCAGCTCAAGACTTCCAAGTCCGCTCTCTATCCCCTTCCAATAATTTGAAAATTCTCTTAGGGAGAGGGTTGGACCAGTCAGGAAAACCATTTTACAAGATGCCTCTTGAAGTGGAAAACCGCGGAGCTGCTTACGCCTACCAAAATAACCCCCGCCTTGTGTGGCTTGTCGACGCTCTTGAAAAAGAGGGGATCGCCATCTCATCAGAGTCGCTAAAGAAGTTAGATAGCAGCTGGACAAGTATCAGTGGTCAAATGTCCAATGCAATGCGGAATAATGCACTCCTAGGCCTTTCGATCGCCCTTCTTTGCATCTTGGCCTACATCACCTTCCGCTTCGAATTTAAGTATGCGATCAGTGCCACACTGGGGCTTGCCATCGATGTTGCTGTTACCATCGCCCTCATGAGCATCCTCCATGCATTGGGCGTTCCGATTCAGATCGACCTCAATACGATTGCTGCCCTTATGACAATCATCGGATACTCCCTCAACGATACGATCATTATTTTTGACCGGATCCGTGAGGACCTAAAACAGATGAGAAAACATTCTTTCAAAGATGTTGTCAATCACGCTCTTAATGTCACCCTTAGCCGAACGGTAATGACATCGGGAACGACCCTCGTTGTCCTACTTGCCCTCCTCTTCTTAGGGGGAAGTGCCATCTTCGGTCTTTCTCTTGTGATGGTGATCGGTGTTGTCTTTGGAACTTTCTCCTCTCTATTCGTTGCTGCTCCCCTCCTTCTTATGTTCCATAAAAAGGAAAAAGCAAAAAACGGAAAAAGTGCCATGTACGAAAATTAA
- a CDS encoding phosphatidate cytidylyltransferase — protein MHFQDLSKRFITSIISLAILGSILFFSYVPLVKWVIALFAAGVGGMGIWEYCRLARLTTKKGLTELCIAVGALTILGFFVSTFDSTFALLPFILIFLGAIFFFIYHFDKITDSISSIAMSLFGVCYVAIPLGLILKILYLVSPCKVEHEGRFWLLYLLVVTKITDVGAYFGGRLFGNRKLASQLSPGKTVTGAIVGFCSAITFSLIFYLLKGWMPNLHLSLVESVWLGALLGFLGQVGDLGESLFKRNADVKDSNRLPGLGGILDMLDSLLFTTPVIYFFLYVCS, from the coding sequence ATGCATTTTCAAGATTTATCAAAACGGTTTATAACTTCGATCATTTCCTTAGCGATATTGGGCTCTATTCTTTTTTTCTCTTATGTTCCCCTTGTAAAATGGGTGATTGCTCTTTTTGCTGCAGGGGTTGGTGGCATGGGAATTTGGGAGTATTGCCGTTTAGCAAGGCTCACAACAAAAAAAGGGTTGACGGAGCTATGTATCGCTGTGGGGGCTTTGACGATTCTTGGCTTTTTTGTCTCCACATTTGATTCCACTTTTGCTCTTCTCCCCTTTATCCTTATTTTCCTAGGGGCGATTTTCTTCTTTATCTACCACTTCGATAAAATTACCGACTCGATCAGCTCAATTGCAATGAGCCTATTTGGTGTTTGCTATGTGGCGATTCCTTTAGGGCTGATCCTCAAAATTCTTTACCTTGTTAGTCCCTGTAAAGTAGAGCATGAAGGGCGGTTTTGGCTCCTTTATTTGCTTGTGGTGACAAAGATTACCGATGTAGGAGCCTATTTTGGAGGGCGCCTCTTTGGAAATCGGAAACTGGCATCACAGCTGAGTCCTGGAAAAACGGTGACGGGAGCTATTGTGGGGTTTTGCTCAGCCATTACTTTTAGTTTGATTTTTTATCTCTTAAAGGGATGGATGCCCAACCTTCACCTCTCATTAGTTGAAAGCGTTTGGCTTGGCGCGCTCCTGGGCTTTTTGGGACAGGTTGGCGATTTAGGGGAGTCACTCTTTAAGAGAAATGCTGACGTCAAAGATAGCAATCGCCTCCCTGGTCTTGGAGGGATTTTAGATATGCTTGACTCTCTACTCTTTACCACCCCCGTCATTTACTTCTTTTTATATGTGTGTTCATGA
- a CDS encoding DUF2905 domain-containing protein produces MGRLIGLTVLCIIIIGALLTFDIPLNWIGHLPGDFSIDWNETKVIIPVTTSVIFSLVLSAILFLFAK; encoded by the coding sequence ATGGGAAGGCTCATTGGACTTACAGTGCTCTGTATTATCATTATCGGAGCGCTTCTTACCTTTGATATTCCTCTAAACTGGATCGGTCATCTTCCGGGTGACTTTTCAATTGATTGGAATGAGACAAAGGTGATCATCCCTGTAACCACATCGGTTATTTTCAGCCTAGTCTTATCAGCGATTTTATTTCTTTTCGCAAAGTGA
- a CDS encoding tRNA (cytidine(34)-2'-O)-methyltransferase: MIIILCHPQIPANTGNIVRTCHATGSELVLVHPLGFKTDDKSLRRAGLDYWEGVKVTIIDDLMDYLEKAPYPFYFLSSKATKFYSEAKFEERSILIFGSEVAGLPPEFFERWPEKFLTIPMKEGCRCLNLSNAAAIVLYEALRQNLYLLS, encoded by the coding sequence ATGATCATTATCCTCTGCCACCCCCAAATTCCTGCAAATACCGGTAACATCGTCCGCACTTGTCATGCCACAGGAAGTGAGCTTGTGTTGGTCCACCCACTCGGGTTTAAGACTGATGACAAAAGCTTGCGTCGCGCTGGCCTTGACTATTGGGAAGGGGTGAAGGTGACCATCATCGATGATCTGATGGACTACCTAGAAAAAGCCCCCTATCCCTTCTATTTTTTATCGAGTAAAGCGACCAAATTTTACTCCGAAGCAAAGTTTGAAGAGCGCTCGATTCTCATTTTTGGCTCTGAGGTCGCGGGGCTTCCCCCCGAATTTTTCGAGCGGTGGCCCGAAAAGTTCCTCACCATCCCCATGAAAGAGGGGTGTCGCTGTCTCAATTTATCAAATGCCGCAGCGATTGTCCTCTACGAAGCTCTCAGACAAAATCTTTATTTGTTGAGTTAA
- a CDS encoding helix-turn-helix domain-containing protein: protein MKDYLFKNNLSVKQVAGDLDISTSYLYQLIRRERKPSIELAQRIEEYTQGDVTVGKLLGFEGDEITPLLVESSMEKYSKECRERLTRLEDEQSNFKEKLDAIETRLSRLESEITP from the coding sequence ATGAAAGACTACCTTTTTAAGAACAACCTCTCAGTGAAACAGGTCGCAGGAGACCTGGATATCTCAACCTCTTACCTCTACCAATTGATTCGGAGAGAGAGAAAACCTTCAATAGAACTTGCTCAAAGAATTGAAGAGTATACTCAAGGCGATGTGACAGTCGGAAAGCTTCTTGGGTTTGAAGGAGATGAGATCACCCCTCTTCTTGTAGAATCCTCGATGGAGAAGTATTCGAAGGAGTGTCGAGAGCGGTTGACTCGGCTTGAAGATGAGCAGAGCAACTTTAAAGAAAAGCTCGATGCCATTGAAACGCGCCTTTCAAGACTTGAGTCAGAGATAACACCTTAA
- the trxA gene encoding thioredoxin — protein sequence MEEVQDDSFEALIKEGVTVIDFFAEWCGPCRMLSPVLEEVSEELKGKVKFAKLDIDKNHVTAKAHHVTSVPTLILYKDGEEKNRLVGLRDAAAIKDFALSA from the coding sequence ATGGAAGAAGTACAAGACGATAGTTTCGAAGCTTTGATCAAGGAAGGAGTCACAGTCATTGATTTTTTTGCAGAGTGGTGTGGTCCTTGTCGGATGCTCTCCCCTGTTCTGGAGGAAGTTTCCGAAGAGCTTAAGGGAAAAGTGAAATTTGCAAAACTTGATATCGATAAAAATCATGTGACAGCAAAAGCGCATCATGTCACTTCGGTTCCGACGCTCATCCTTTATAAGGATGGAGAAGAGAAAAACCGCCTTGTTGGCCTCCGTGATGCAGCAGCCATTAAAGACTTTGCCCTTTCTGCGTAA